A window of Pullulanibacillus sp. KACC 23026 genomic DNA:
CGGTCGTAACATGAACCATCAACCAATTGCTTTGAAGCGCCGGAATGAGCGGCTGAACTTCTTTAGGAAACACACTAGCATAAGCAATGACCACAACCGCAATCGGCAGTGTCAGCATGCCAACACTATTATTCTTATAAATCAGATAAATAATAATAAAGGCCAACACCATCATCATGCTAAAAAATGTGGTGTATTCAAAAAGATTACTTACAGGTATATGGCCGTCAGCCTGCCAACGGGTTAAGAAATAACCTAGCTGTGAAGCAAAGCCCACAATCGCGATAATAAAACCAGCGGCACCGATTCGCCGTGCAGCACTGCCACCATTTTTTTGCTGAAAGTTTTTACCTGTTACGCTGACTGTGAAAACAATGGTACCACCTGTGTAAAGGATAAACGCTGTAAGCAGAAGGGCACTACTCCAAGCCACCATAGTCATTCGACAGTCCTCCTCTCATTATCTTCCGCTTTTGTTTTCTCTTCTAATTGATCAATAGGTTCTTCTAAGCCGCATGCCTCTAAGATCGGAGTCATTTCCCGTTTGAACCCATGCCAATTCTTATTTGTCGTCGCCGCAAACCACAGCTCATTTCCTTTTCTTTGGAACCACATTCTTCGATGATTCCAATACATCCCTTGTGCAACGCCTATGAGGAAAATAATAGCGCCTATTAATGCGATCCACAATGTAAAATCCTTTGTTACGATAAAGCCTGACATATTTTTAAAACCAAGGCTTTTGAATTTTATGGCGTAATCATTTTTCCCTAATGGTTCCAAATTTTTCTTGATCCCAATAAAAGCAACCTCTCCCTTAGGCTTGTCAGGAGTAATCATTCGAAAAATAAAAGCTGGATTATTTGGCTGCTGGGATTTAGTATCCGGTTCATTTTTACTATTAAAATAGAAATCCGGAAAATAGCCTAATACTTTAATAGAATAGCCATTTCCTAGATTATAGGTAGACTTCGTATCAAAAAGGTTAACGGAAAAATCCCCATGATCCGTCCCTGTTTTCTTATCAACCAGCATAAAGTTCATTGATGAGATCTGGTTCAACCGGTAATCCGCCTGAAAAACCTTATAGTGATTAAACACCAACGGATGATTCACCTTAACCGATGCATCCTCTATTTTTTTGAGCTTTGGCGTTTGACCTAAGATCGCCTCACCGCTTTTCTGATAGAGGGTAACATTTGTTTGATAGTTTTTTGGAACGGTTCCAACCTGTTCTAAGGTTTGCTTGTACTTTTTATTCTTGTCGGAATACGTCTGCAGGATAAACTTGTGACTCTTCAGATAATATTGATCATTTGTTCCTGGAATCGCGACCGTTT
This region includes:
- a CDS encoding cytochrome c biogenesis protein ResB: MSKQVLCECGHQNPEGTLLCEACGNPLQDVSSQEILTMRYEGGARRSQTYTRTPIDKVWNYFSSVKVGVTLIVLVLIAIAIGTIFPQEVYLPPTADPNTYYKDTYGELGQIYKTLGFDNLYSSWWFIILIGLLGLSIIVASIDRFIPLYRVLKNQRVTRHERFMKRQRLVSTTVVNNPDGLMDQLKGELKKRRYKIKEENGNVLAEKNRFSRWGPYVNHIGLIIVILAGVCRYVPGMYVKEQVWVREGETVAIPGTNDQYYLKSHKFILQTYSDKNKKYKQTLEQVGTVPKNYQTNVTLYQKSGEAILGQTPKLKKIEDASVKVNHPLVFNHYKVFQADYRLNQISSMNFMLVDKKTGTDHGDFSVNLFDTKSTYNLGNGYSIKVLGYFPDFYFNSKNEPDTKSQQPNNPAFIFRMITPDKPKGEVAFIGIKKNLEPLGKNDYAIKFKSLGFKNMSGFIVTKDFTLWIALIGAIIFLIGVAQGMYWNHRRMWFQRKGNELWFAATTNKNWHGFKREMTPILEACGLEEPIDQLEEKTKAEDNERRTVE